In a single window of the uncultured Pseudodesulfovibrio sp. genome:
- a CDS encoding dihydroorotase, translated as MAKIDLIVRRAKLDGKDVDVFVAKGKIVEVKPSAESLDAGDAHVEEAYGLTLLPSLTDVHVHLREPGYEYKEDVESGLRAAAWGGFSNIMCMANTKPVNDNGSVTELMLDKARKYWPKGPRLFPIGALTKGLNGQELAPMAELAEAGCVAFSNDGVPVESTKIFRLAVEYASDWNRVVIDHCEDPYLGVGVGVNEGEVSSRLGLPGQPDVAEAMQVARDILLAEYLDLPIHLAHISCRKSADLIRFAKARGVKVTAETTPHYLTMTENILEAEATEYDARAKVNPPLRPEDDRLAMIEALSDGTIDCLATDHAPHAGHEKETEFDVAPCGISGLDTALSVTWGLVRDGVLTREAFLRAWTTAPCQVFNLPVNSFAPGDPADFFLFDEDEEWTVSASTLHSKGKNTPLLGSVLKGRVKTHFIAGKKIV; from the coding sequence ATGGCCAAGATCGATTTGATAGTCAGACGCGCCAAGCTGGACGGCAAGGACGTGGACGTTTTCGTAGCCAAGGGCAAGATCGTCGAGGTCAAGCCCTCGGCCGAGTCGCTGGACGCGGGCGACGCGCACGTGGAGGAAGCCTACGGGCTGACCCTGCTGCCGTCCCTGACCGACGTGCACGTGCATCTGCGCGAGCCGGGGTACGAGTACAAGGAGGACGTGGAGTCCGGCCTGCGTGCGGCGGCCTGGGGCGGGTTCTCCAACATCATGTGCATGGCCAACACCAAGCCGGTGAACGACAACGGCTCGGTGACCGAACTGATGCTGGACAAGGCCCGCAAGTACTGGCCCAAGGGACCGAGACTGTTTCCCATCGGCGCGTTGACCAAGGGGCTCAATGGCCAGGAGCTGGCGCCCATGGCCGAGCTGGCCGAGGCGGGCTGCGTGGCCTTTTCCAATGACGGGGTGCCTGTTGAGTCGACCAAGATTTTCCGTCTGGCCGTGGAGTACGCGTCCGATTGGAACCGCGTGGTCATCGACCATTGCGAGGACCCGTACCTGGGTGTGGGCGTGGGCGTGAACGAGGGCGAGGTATCGAGCCGGCTCGGACTGCCCGGCCAGCCCGACGTGGCCGAGGCCATGCAGGTGGCCCGCGACATCCTCCTGGCCGAGTACCTGGACCTGCCCATCCATCTGGCGCACATCTCCTGCCGCAAATCGGCGGACCTGATCCGTTTCGCCAAGGCGCGCGGGGTCAAGGTCACGGCCGAGACCACGCCGCATTACCTGACCATGACCGAGAACATTCTGGAGGCCGAGGCCACGGAATACGACGCCCGGGCCAAGGTCAACCCGCCCCTGCGCCCGGAGGACGACCGATTGGCCATGATCGAGGCGTTGAGCGACGGGACCATCGACTGCCTGGCAACGGACCATGCGCCCCATGCGGGCCATGAGAAGGAGACCGAGTTCGACGTGGCTCCGTGCGGCATATCCGGCCTGGACACGGCCCTGTCCGTGACCTGGGGGCTGGTGCGCGACGGCGTGCTGACGCGCGAGGCGTTTTTGCGCGCCTGGACCACGGCTCCGTGCCAGGTGTTCAACCTGCCTGTGAACAGCTTTGCGCCCGGTGATCCGGCGGACTTTTTCCTGTTCGACGAGGACGAGGAGTGGACCGTTTCCGCTTCCACCCTGCATTCCAAGGGCAAAAACACGCCGCTGCTCGGTTCCGTGCTGAAAGGGCGGGTAAAAACCCATTTCATTGCGGGCAAAAAGATTGTATAA
- a CDS encoding aspartate carbamoyltransferase catalytic subunit: protein MKWLHKDLLDVSQLSKPEVMAIFETAGRFQELQERPVKKVPTLKGRSVVLFFAEPSTRTKTSFDVAGKRLSADTFSLAKSSSSLTKGESLKDTALTLQAMAPDAIVIRHWCSGAARFLADRLDCSVINAGDGRHAHPTQALLDSFTLHQEWGDVAGKTILILGDIAHSRVARSNVILLTRLGAKVRLCGPRTLLPPALNTWPVKVYSNLNEAVKGVDAVMCLRLQLERQKDGLLPDLREYSRTFGLGARHLELANPDVRIMHPGPMNRGVEISSELADSAGSLVLDQVASGVVVRMALLFLYMTRKGEE, encoded by the coding sequence ATGAAATGGTTACACAAGGACCTTCTGGACGTGTCCCAGCTCTCCAAGCCGGAGGTCATGGCGATCTTCGAGACGGCAGGGCGGTTCCAGGAACTGCAGGAACGGCCGGTCAAGAAGGTGCCCACCCTCAAGGGCCGCAGCGTGGTGCTCTTTTTCGCCGAGCCGAGCACGCGCACCAAGACGAGCTTCGACGTGGCCGGAAAACGGTTGTCCGCCGACACGTTCTCCCTGGCCAAAAGTTCATCCAGCCTGACCAAGGGCGAGTCCCTCAAGGACACCGCCCTGACGCTCCAGGCCATGGCCCCGGACGCCATCGTCATCCGGCATTGGTGCTCTGGCGCGGCGCGGTTTTTGGCCGATCGGCTGGACTGCTCGGTCATCAACGCGGGTGACGGCAGGCACGCCCATCCCACCCAGGCGCTGCTCGATTCCTTCACCCTGCACCAGGAGTGGGGCGACGTGGCGGGCAAGACCATCCTTATCCTCGGTGACATCGCCCACAGTCGGGTGGCCCGGTCCAACGTCATCCTGCTGACCCGGCTCGGGGCCAAGGTCCGTCTGTGCGGGCCGCGCACCCTGCTGCCCCCGGCGCTCAATACCTGGCCGGTCAAGGTCTATTCCAATCTGAACGAGGCGGTCAAAGGCGTGGACGCGGTCATGTGCCTGCGTCTCCAGCTTGAGCGCCAGAAGGACGGCCTGCTGCCCGACCTGCGCGAATACTCCCGGACCTTCGGCCTGGGCGCGCGGCACCTGGAGCTGGCCAACCCGGACGTGCGCATCATGCACCCCGGCCCCATGAACCGGGGCGTGGAAATCAGCTCGGAGCTGGCCGACTCGGCAGGCTCCCTGGTCCTCGATCAGGTGGCCAGCGGCGTGGTCGTGCGCATGGCGTTGCTGTTCCTGTACATGACCAGAAAGGGCGAAGAGTAG
- a CDS encoding HD domain-containing protein yields MSQPFKDAVGFCKTIMRNGFDAYIINVRLQALTLDETGSEQELDICTEAPFDELKKYFPSMEESADKGTVGTLSEGGVTYFFYPASTEEAAYTDETVSTMTPRLLKRLEQRGDIPLSAVCPFIPKAKETYADFADFSEGQIRFKGIPDQALKKDYSLAYRAMRFAANFDKEIEANSWAAIVRCSRRVLDYVPMSDFLDEWRKVEAEAMYKFFGLLFDSMLLHGLIPEIAALSRVSQIKNPEEGTEETVLEHTLDVMKTYPEELPYDWFGTVACLFHDIGKLYTAEYYGGRWNFLQHHRVGAKVTRKVLKRLHFEEQDIDLICDLVQNHMRPHFMLTDKGIRRLRSLDEYPRIMEMVRADIKARDGSWREFNHNLKMAERADIPDLELEPLLDGNRIMELSKLKPGPAIGKIRDQLLEAQVRDDVSTLEEAERFVLDYVEEHRLY; encoded by the coding sequence ATGAGTCAGCCTTTCAAAGACGCTGTCGGCTTTTGTAAAACCATAATGCGCAACGGGTTTGATGCCTACATCATCAACGTCCGTCTTCAGGCGCTTACCCTGGACGAAACGGGCAGCGAGCAGGAACTCGACATCTGCACCGAAGCCCCGTTCGACGAGTTGAAGAAATATTTCCCCAGCATGGAGGAGTCCGCCGACAAGGGGACAGTGGGTACCCTGTCCGAAGGCGGCGTGACCTACTTCTTCTATCCCGCCTCCACCGAAGAGGCCGCCTACACCGACGAAACGGTCTCGACCATGACTCCGCGCCTTTTGAAGCGGCTGGAGCAGCGCGGCGACATCCCGCTGTCCGCGGTCTGCCCGTTCATCCCCAAGGCCAAGGAGACCTACGCCGATTTCGCGGACTTTTCCGAGGGGCAGATCCGCTTCAAGGGCATCCCTGATCAGGCCCTGAAGAAGGACTACTCCCTGGCCTACAGGGCCATGCGCTTCGCCGCCAACTTCGACAAGGAAATCGAGGCCAACTCCTGGGCCGCCATCGTGCGCTGCTCCCGGCGCGTGCTCGATTACGTGCCCATGTCCGACTTCCTGGACGAGTGGCGCAAGGTCGAGGCCGAGGCCATGTACAAGTTCTTCGGCCTGCTCTTCGACTCCATGCTGCTGCACGGGCTCATCCCCGAGATTGCCGCCCTGTCCCGCGTCTCCCAGATCAAGAACCCGGAGGAGGGGACCGAGGAAACCGTCCTGGAACACACCCTGGACGTCATGAAGACCTATCCCGAGGAGCTGCCCTACGACTGGTTCGGCACCGTTGCCTGCCTGTTCCACGACATCGGCAAGCTCTACACCGCCGAGTACTACGGCGGCCGCTGGAATTTCCTGCAGCATCACCGGGTGGGTGCCAAGGTCACCCGCAAGGTCCTGAAACGCCTCCATTTCGAGGAGCAGGACATCGACCTGATCTGCGATCTGGTCCAGAACCACATGCGCCCGCACTTCATGCTCACCGACAAGGGCATCCGCCGGTTGCGCTCTCTGGACGAATACCCGCGCATCATGGAGATGGTCCGCGCCGACATCAAGGCGCGCGACGGTTCCTGGCGCGAGTTCAACCACAACCTCAAGATGGCCGAACGTGCCGACATCCCGGACCTCGAGCTGGAACCCCTGCTCGACGGCAACCGGATCATGGAACTGTCCAAGCTCAAGCCCGGACCGGCCATCGGCAAGATCCGCGACCAGCTCCTGGAAGCCCAGGTCCGTGACGACGTCTCCACTCTTGAGGAGGCCGAACGCTTCGTCCTCGATTACGTAGAAGAACATCGCCTGTACTAA
- a CDS encoding DUF3343 domain-containing protein translates to MALADLFRKKTSGPSAQKRADRGLLVFEHTSEVIRAEKLLKESGREIRVMGPPPEIQRGCDLVVEFPLMERLDILRILDDAGTPPLESVPVSGPLLDPVNLYQVKDFGDHLMVRAANMKLTVDKRTRVIVNVSGGGCPDVPYIAARLIGRTLDEAPAPREIGHTLCGYALELAHAEMVRLCSS, encoded by the coding sequence TTGGCCCTGGCCGATCTGTTCAGAAAAAAGACCTCCGGTCCGTCCGCACAGAAGCGGGCGGACCGGGGCTTGCTGGTGTTCGAGCATACAAGCGAGGTCATCCGGGCCGAAAAGCTGCTTAAGGAGTCCGGGCGGGAGATCCGGGTCATGGGACCGCCCCCGGAGATACAGCGCGGCTGTGATCTGGTGGTGGAGTTTCCGCTCATGGAGCGGCTCGATATCCTGCGCATTCTAGATGATGCCGGGACCCCGCCGCTGGAGAGCGTACCGGTGAGCGGCCCGCTGCTCGATCCGGTGAACCTCTACCAGGTCAAGGATTTCGGCGACCACCTCATGGTTCGCGCGGCCAACATGAAGCTGACCGTGGACAAGCGGACCAGGGTTATCGTCAACGTGTCCGGCGGCGGTTGCCCGGACGTGCCGTACATCGCGGCCCGACTTATCGGGCGCACCCTGGACGAGGCTCCGGCCCCCAGGGAGATCGGCCATACCCTGTGCGGTTACGCCCTGGAACTGGCCCATGCCGAGATGGTGCGGCTATGCTCTTCGTAG
- a CDS encoding PA2778 family cysteine peptidase encodes MLRNLSGGGRPAAACLAFLLLVLSSGCSLYGGVMPPSPTGAELTRVVGVPFYAQEEYQCGPAALAMAMTWSGVRVQPEDLTAEVYTPASHGSIQPDMVTAARRHGRMAYVIHGADRLSAEIDAGNPVVVLQNLGLSWYPVWHYAVVTGLDRDTREVLLNSGTIRSKRSPWRVFENTWGPDFWGMMVLPPSRLPATAQEKEWLDGAVGLERANQWTAAEQAYAKAADRWPQSHNAWIGLGNARYSLGNAEGAAKAFRKATEVKPDSGIAFNNLAFVLDQLDRRDEALAAARKAVSLGGPQVETFRQTLSDIEK; translated from the coding sequence ATGCTGCGTAATCTTTCAGGCGGTGGTCGTCCGGCCGCCGCCTGTCTCGCTTTCCTGCTCCTGGTCTTGAGTTCGGGGTGCAGCCTGTACGGCGGCGTCATGCCGCCTTCGCCTACGGGTGCTGAGCTGACCCGCGTGGTCGGCGTGCCCTTCTATGCCCAGGAAGAATATCAATGCGGTCCGGCCGCACTGGCCATGGCCATGACCTGGAGCGGGGTGCGGGTTCAGCCCGAGGATCTGACGGCCGAGGTCTACACCCCGGCGAGCCACGGGAGTATTCAGCCCGACATGGTCACCGCAGCCCGTCGTCACGGTCGCATGGCGTATGTCATTCACGGCGCGGACCGGCTGTCAGCCGAAATCGATGCGGGCAATCCGGTTGTCGTTCTGCAGAATCTGGGGCTGTCCTGGTATCCTGTCTGGCATTATGCCGTGGTGACCGGACTCGACCGAGATACGCGCGAGGTCCTGCTCAACTCCGGTACCATCCGGTCCAAGCGGAGCCCCTGGCGGGTTTTCGAGAACACCTGGGGTCCTGATTTCTGGGGGATGATGGTTCTGCCGCCTTCTCGCCTGCCGGCCACGGCACAGGAAAAGGAATGGCTCGACGGGGCCGTGGGGCTGGAGCGGGCCAACCAGTGGACCGCTGCCGAGCAAGCCTACGCCAAGGCCGCCGACCGCTGGCCGCAAAGCCACAACGCCTGGATCGGACTGGGCAACGCCCGCTATTCGCTGGGTAACGCGGAGGGCGCGGCCAAGGCCTTTCGCAAGGCCACCGAGGTCAAGCCCGACAGTGGCATCGCCTTCAACAATCTGGCCTTTGTCCTGGACCAGCTCGACCGTCGGGACGAAGCCCTTGCGGCCGCCCGCAAGGCCGTGTCTCTGGGCGGTCCTCAAGTCGAAACCTTCCGCCAGACCCTCTCCGACATCGAAAAATAG
- a CDS encoding PA2779 family protein — MYNKFSRIVCLTVILSLLVLNVATARAGLVTTEAAMAASRNADNRAMVLAQLQRDDVRQVLQTKGLSVAEVEQRVNALSDTEINQIADRMNDMPAGSGAFGVVIGAVLLVFIILLITDMAGATDVFPFVKKAN; from the coding sequence ATGTACAATAAGTTCAGCAGAATCGTCTGTCTGACCGTGATCCTTTCCCTGCTCGTCCTGAACGTCGCCACTGCCCGGGCCGGACTTGTTACCACCGAAGCCGCCATGGCGGCCAGCCGTAACGCGGACAACCGCGCCATGGTCCTGGCCCAGCTTCAGCGTGACGATGTTCGCCAGGTCCTGCAGACCAAGGGACTGTCTGTCGCCGAAGTCGAACAGCGCGTCAACGCCCTGTCCGACACCGAGATCAACCAGATCGCGGACCGCATGAACGACATGCCCGCGGGTAGCGGCGCTTTCGGTGTCGTCATCGGCGCCGTGCTGCTGGTCTTCATCATCCTGTTGATCACGGACATGGCCGGAGCCACAGACGTCTTTCCGTTTGTGAAAAAGGCAAACTAG
- the rlmN gene encoding 23S rRNA (adenine(2503)-C(2))-methyltransferase RlmN — MHNLIELNKNDLEAFVAEDLKEPRYRAEQIWQWLWQKRVRDVEGMTNLSKPLRQKLAAMAHIAWPEIARVAESRDGTIKFLLKLGDGKLIETVLIPMQDRYSQCLSTQVGCAMACTFCNTGKLGFERNLTYGEIMGQILVGRQYLADRGMNELKNLVFMGMGEPLLNLDTLIRVLTDLPCERGLSLSWRRSMVSTVGFPDKLKILGDLEIALPAISLHAPSQELRAKIMPKAAKVHLDDLMAALEAYPMRPRERITFEYLLLKDVNDSMEHADQLARLIDRRKGKINLIAYNATEGMPYGAPDRDRVEAFEKRLWDHGLTAFIRRSMGADIKAACGQLKADSIEKEQA; from the coding sequence ATGCATAATCTCATAGAGCTGAACAAGAACGACCTCGAGGCCTTCGTGGCCGAAGACCTGAAAGAGCCCCGTTACCGGGCCGAACAGATCTGGCAATGGCTGTGGCAGAAGCGCGTCCGCGACGTGGAGGGCATGACCAACCTGTCCAAGCCCCTGCGCCAGAAGCTGGCCGCCATGGCCCACATCGCCTGGCCCGAGATCGCCCGAGTGGCCGAAAGCCGGGACGGGACCATCAAGTTCCTGCTCAAGCTGGGCGACGGCAAGCTTATCGAGACCGTGCTCATTCCCATGCAGGACCGCTACTCCCAATGTCTGTCCACCCAGGTGGGCTGCGCCATGGCCTGCACCTTCTGCAATACGGGCAAGCTCGGGTTCGAACGCAACCTGACCTATGGCGAGATCATGGGACAAATTCTGGTTGGCCGCCAGTATCTGGCCGACAGGGGCATGAACGAACTCAAGAACCTCGTGTTCATGGGCATGGGCGAACCGCTGCTCAACCTGGACACGCTGATCAGGGTTTTGACCGATCTGCCCTGCGAACGCGGCCTGTCCCTGTCCTGGCGCCGGTCCATGGTCTCCACCGTGGGCTTCCCGGACAAGCTCAAGATTCTCGGCGACCTCGAGATCGCCCTGCCCGCCATCTCCCTGCACGCGCCCTCCCAGGAGCTCCGCGCCAAGATCATGCCCAAGGCCGCCAAGGTGCATCTGGACGACCTCATGGCCGCGCTCGAGGCCTACCCCATGCGCCCGCGCGAGCGGATCACCTTTGAGTACCTGCTGCTCAAGGACGTGAACGATTCCATGGAGCATGCGGACCAGTTGGCCCGGCTCATCGACCGCAGGAAAGGCAAGATCAACCTGATCGCATACAACGCCACAGAGGGCATGCCCTACGGCGCGCCCGACCGCGACCGGGTCGAGGCCTTTGAAAAACGGTTGTGGGATCACGGTCTGACAGCCTTCATCCGCCGCTCCATGGGCGCGGACATCAAGGCGGCCTGCGGCCAGCTCAAGGCCGACAGCATCGAGAAGGAACAGGCCTAG
- the yedE gene encoding YedE family putative selenium transporter, which produces MTNFFASRKGIISVGLVIGCLAALLQYLGNPGNMGICVACFERDIAGAVGLHRAGVVQYMRPEIIGFVLGSLGAALMGKDFRPRAGSAPIVRFVLGVFAMIGALVFLGCPWRAILRLAGGDLNALFGIAGLIVGIGIGTLFFRQGYNLGRAQKTYSSVGLLMPLIMVGFLVLMFIYPQVAEEPKSGVLFYSLKGPGAMHAPLFISLAVGLLVGILAQRSRFCTMGAFRDLILFKQVHLLSGVIALLVAAFAVNMILGQFHMGFASQPVAHTQGLWNFMGMVLAGLCFALAGGCPGRQLFMAGEGDGDAAVFVLGMIVGAGFSHNFGLASSPKGVGPHGIAAVFIGLAICLFIGFTMRKKAA; this is translated from the coding sequence ATGACTAACTTTTTCGCCTCACGGAAAGGGATCATTTCCGTTGGGCTTGTAATCGGCTGCCTGGCCGCACTGCTGCAATACCTGGGCAACCCCGGGAACATGGGTATCTGCGTGGCCTGTTTCGAACGCGACATCGCCGGGGCCGTTGGCCTGCACAGGGCCGGTGTTGTCCAGTACATGCGCCCCGAGATCATCGGTTTCGTGCTCGGATCGCTGGGAGCGGCCCTCATGGGCAAGGACTTCCGGCCCAGAGCGGGTTCCGCGCCCATCGTGCGCTTCGTGCTCGGCGTGTTCGCCATGATCGGCGCACTGGTCTTTCTGGGCTGCCCCTGGCGCGCCATCCTGCGCCTGGCCGGTGGCGACCTGAACGCGCTGTTTGGTATCGCCGGACTGATCGTCGGCATCGGTATCGGCACGCTGTTTTTCCGTCAGGGCTACAATCTGGGCCGGGCTCAGAAGACCTATTCGTCCGTGGGGCTGCTCATGCCTCTGATCATGGTCGGATTTCTGGTGCTCATGTTCATCTACCCGCAGGTAGCCGAAGAGCCCAAGTCCGGCGTGCTCTTCTACAGCCTCAAGGGCCCCGGAGCCATGCATGCGCCTCTGTTCATCTCGCTGGCCGTGGGCCTGCTGGTGGGCATACTGGCCCAGCGCAGCCGGTTCTGCACCATGGGCGCGTTCCGTGATCTGATCCTGTTCAAACAAGTCCATCTGCTTTCGGGCGTGATCGCCCTGCTGGTCGCCGCCTTTGCGGTCAACATGATCCTCGGCCAGTTCCACATGGGCTTCGCAAGCCAGCCCGTGGCCCACACCCAGGGCCTGTGGAACTTCATGGGCATGGTCCTGGCCGGGCTGTGTTTCGCTCTGGCAGGCGGATGCCCCGGTCGTCAGTTGTTCATGGCGGGCGAGGGCGACGGCGACGCCGCCGTGTTCGTGCTCGGCATGATCGTGGGAGCGGGTTTCTCCCACAACTTCGGGTTGGCCAGTTCGCCCAAGGGCGTTGGCCCCCACGGCATCGCCGCGGTCTTCATCGGCCTGGCGATCTGCCTGTTCATCGGTTTTACCATGCGCAAGAAAGCGGCATAG
- a CDS encoding sulfurtransferase TusA family protein, with amino-acid sequence MSEIVDARGLSCPQPVLDTLAKIAAMGSGELEVLVDTEASKENVARAAQGKGWKVDSISEEGGEYRLKLLGG; translated from the coding sequence ATGAGTGAAATAGTCGACGCGAGGGGCCTTTCCTGCCCCCAACCGGTACTGGATACCCTGGCCAAGATAGCGGCCATGGGCTCGGGCGAACTCGAGGTCCTGGTGGACACCGAGGCGTCCAAGGAAAACGTGGCCCGTGCCGCTCAGGGCAAGGGCTGGAAAGTGGATTCCATCTCCGAGGAGGGCGGCGAATACCGCCTGAAGCTGCTCGGAGGCTAG
- a CDS encoding amidohydrolase family protein, which translates to MVELVRAARAATMIPGAPVIEDAAILVEQGIIREVGTFDSLRKTHTGDVLDLGDVFLCPGLINAHSHLELAHLRGKCPTGQGFVTWVEDLLKQPIFDLEPDLLDQAVQELKRTGTVMVGDIATRFAKEMAGMLEASGLFFAVFCEAIGETLPKRTFIPSGTFEAGFISVAGHSLYTTHRDVLRAAKAESRTKGLPFSLHLAEHDDEVAIMAGKPSAFLDLLQARGRLLDFEPPGTRPVVQAAALDLLDETTLAVHCVKVTDEDIETVRESGATVCLCPRSNEFIGVGRAPWEKWFASGTPLCLGTDSLASNTDLDLWNEARYLKEHFNGELSLDDVLAMVTRNPARILGAGNTLGTLEPGKAAAFAQVPETLQALF; encoded by the coding sequence ATGGTTGAACTCGTTCGCGCGGCCAGAGCCGCGACCATGATACCCGGCGCGCCCGTCATTGAAGACGCCGCCATCCTCGTTGAACAGGGGATCATCAGGGAAGTCGGCACGTTCGACTCCCTGCGCAAGACCCATACCGGCGACGTCCTCGATCTCGGGGACGTTTTTCTGTGTCCGGGCCTGATCAACGCCCATTCCCATCTCGAGCTGGCCCACCTGCGAGGAAAATGTCCTACCGGACAGGGCTTCGTCACCTGGGTGGAAGACCTGCTCAAACAGCCCATCTTCGACCTCGAACCGGACCTGCTCGATCAGGCCGTGCAGGAACTCAAGCGAACCGGCACCGTAATGGTCGGGGACATCGCCACTCGTTTCGCCAAGGAGATGGCCGGAATGCTCGAAGCATCCGGCCTTTTTTTCGCGGTCTTTTGCGAGGCCATCGGCGAGACCCTGCCCAAGCGGACATTCATTCCGTCCGGCACGTTCGAGGCGGGCTTCATCTCCGTGGCGGGGCATTCGCTGTACACCACCCATCGGGACGTGCTCCGGGCGGCCAAGGCCGAGTCCCGGACCAAGGGACTGCCCTTTTCCCTGCATCTGGCGGAGCATGACGACGAAGTGGCCATCATGGCGGGCAAGCCCAGCGCTTTCCTGGACCTGCTTCAGGCGCGCGGGCGGCTGCTCGACTTCGAGCCTCCGGGGACGCGTCCGGTGGTGCAGGCCGCCGCACTGGACCTGCTGGACGAGACCACCCTGGCCGTGCACTGCGTCAAGGTCACGGACGAGGACATCGAGACCGTGCGGGAGTCCGGAGCAACGGTCTGCCTGTGTCCGCGCTCCAACGAGTTCATCGGCGTGGGCCGCGCTCCGTGGGAAAAGTGGTTTGCGTCCGGCACGCCGCTGTGCCTGGGCACCGATTCCCTGGCCTCGAACACCGATCTCGACCTGTGGAACGAGGCCCGCTACCTCAAGGAACATTTCAACGGCGAGCTGTCTCTTGACGATGTGCTCGCCATGGTGACCCGCAACCCGGCGCGCATCCTGGGCGCGGGCAACACCCTCGGCACGCTGGAACCGGGCAAGGCCGCGGCCTTTGCCCAGGTCCCGGAGACTCTGCAAGCGTTATTCTAG
- a CDS encoding deoxyribonuclease IV encodes MFLGSHMSIAGGLHMAFERIMRVDGTALQIFTRNQRQWKVPELTEYDAELFAAAWAQWGDYPVAAHDSYLINLASNKEDLLNRSVLSFAEELKRIETLSVPYLVTHPGSHLGAGVEDGIRRYAANLDRAIERSGTRAGMILLETTAGQGTNLGSSFEELAAIIEASAHPDRLGVCYDTCHTFAAGYDIRTPETYAATFDAFDRIIGLDRLKFFHLNDTKNDFGSHKDRHEHIGQGEIGEQGFRNLMRDPRFKDIPKTLETPKQEDLQDDVRNLTLLRELAQ; translated from the coding sequence ATGTTTTTGGGCTCGCATATGTCCATCGCCGGAGGCCTGCACATGGCCTTTGAGCGGATCATGCGGGTGGACGGCACGGCCCTGCAGATTTTCACCCGCAACCAGCGGCAGTGGAAGGTCCCTGAACTGACCGAGTACGACGCGGAACTGTTTGCCGCTGCCTGGGCGCAGTGGGGCGACTACCCGGTGGCGGCCCACGACTCCTACCTGATCAACCTCGCCTCGAACAAGGAAGACCTGCTCAACCGATCGGTCCTGTCCTTTGCCGAGGAACTGAAGCGCATCGAGACCCTGTCCGTCCCCTATCTGGTCACCCACCCCGGCTCCCACCTGGGCGCGGGGGTCGAGGACGGCATCCGGCGCTACGCGGCCAATCTGGACCGGGCCATCGAGCGCTCCGGCACCAGGGCGGGCATGATCCTGCTTGAAACCACCGCCGGGCAGGGTACCAACCTCGGGTCCTCCTTCGAGGAGCTGGCGGCCATCATCGAGGCCTCGGCCCACCCGGACCGCCTGGGCGTATGCTACGACACCTGCCACACCTTTGCCGCCGGTTACGACATCCGCACTCCCGAGACATACGCGGCCACCTTCGACGCCTTTGACCGGATCATCGGCCTCGACCGCCTGAAATTCTTCCACCTGAACGACACCAAGAACGACTTCGGCTCCCACAAGGACCGCCACGAACACATCGGCCAGGGCGAGATCGGCGAGCAGGGGTTCCGCAACCTCATGCGCGACCCGCGCTTCAAGGACATCCCCAAGACCCTGGAGACCCCCAAGCAGGAGGACCTCCAGGACGACGTCCGCAACCTGACCCTGTTGCGCGAACTGGCCCAATAA